Proteins encoded in a region of the Elaeis guineensis isolate ETL-2024a chromosome 7, EG11, whole genome shotgun sequence genome:
- the LOC105048537 gene encoding GDP-L-galactose phosphorylase 1 isoform X3, producing the protein MRAEEGVVAAIASPSAAFFKEILPGEHGFIVVLVEGRDLKKRPTEFGLDKVLQHFDGRKFNFTKIGQEEVVFRFEESETNEAQYLEHAPVMASACPNVIAINVSPIAYGHVLLIPRMLDCMPQRIDRESFLLAMHMAREAQNPYFRVGYNSLGAFATINHLHFQAYYLTEPFPVEKAPTQRIATLGSGVKISQLLHYPVRGLVFEGGSSLEDLSDVISSACIFLQDNNFPYNALISDSGKQIFLLPQWYAEKRAQGKVSQEILEKQVNPAVWELGGHFALKRRQDYEEASEGSICSFLEMVSLSEERFAAMKGYILGALAGGGVKDIMEGAQRDGKFVSNDPSCKN; encoded by the exons ATGAGAGCGGAGGAGGGGGTTGTGGCCGCAATTGCCTCTCCAAGTGCTGCCTTCTTCAAGGAG ATACTTCCAGGAGAACATGGTTTTATAGTGGTATTGGTTGAAGGTCGTGACCTCAAGAAACGGCCAACTGAGTTTGGACTTGATAAGGTCCTCCAACACTTTGATGGAAGAAAGTTCAACTTTACAAAAATTGGTCAAGAGGAGGTggtttttagatttgaagaaagtgaGACCAATGAGGCCCAGTACCTCGAACATGCTCCTGTAATGGCATCAGCATGCCCAAATGTGATCGCCATCAAT GTGAGCCCAATAGCATACGGCCATGTGCTTTTGATCCCTCGCATGCTAGACTGCATGCCACAGAGGATTGATCGAGAGAGCTTCTTACTTGCCATGCACATGGCAAGGGAAGCTCAAAATCCCTATTTCAGAGTGGGTTATAACAGTCTCGGTGCATTTGCCACCATTAATCACCTCCACTTCCAG GCTTACTACTTGACAGAACCATTCCCAGTGGAAAAGGCTCCTACTCAGAGAATTGCAACTTTAGGGAGTGGGGTGAAGATTTCTCAACTGTTACATTATCCTGTAAGAGGTCTTGTTTTCGAAGGTGGAAGTAGCCTGGAGGATCTATCAGATGTTATCTCCAGTGCCTGCATTTTCCTTCAAGATAACAACTTCCCCTACAATGCCCTCATATCTGATTCTGGCAAGCAGATTTTCCTTTTACCGCAG TGGTATGCTGAGAAAAGGGCCCAAGGAAAAGTTAGCCAAGAGATCCTTGAAAAGCAAGTGAATCCAGCAGTATGGGAGCTCGGTGGTCATTTTGCATTGAAGCGGCGACAGGATTATGAGGAAGCATCAGAAGGGAGTATATGTAGTTTCTTGGAAATGGTGTCTCTCTCTGAGGAACGGTTCGCAGCGATGAAGGGATATATCTTGGGAGCCCTTGCCGGTGGAGGTGTCAAGGATATCATGGAAGGGGCACAAAGGGATGGAAAATTTGTAAGCAATGATCCTTCCTGCAAAAACTAG
- the LOC105048537 gene encoding GDP-L-galactose phosphorylase 1 isoform X2 — translation MRAEEGVVAAIASPSAAFFKEVFLHAQTLFGEMPPSIFVKYDKRAKLPLYSFSKSAKDSGRSSEERVPHSLFLDRLLKVWEECRLIGLFHHDITACETKILPGEHGFIVVLVEGRDLKKRPTEFGLDKVLQHFDGRKFNFTKIGQEEVVFRFEESETNEAQYLEHAPVMASACPNVIAINVSPIAYGHVLLIPRMLDCMPQRIDRESFLLAMHMAREAQNPYFRVGYNSLGAFATINHLHFQAYYLTEPFPVEKAPTQRIATLGSGVKISQLLHYPVRGLVFEGGSSLEDLSDVISSACIFLQDNNFPYNALISDSGKQIFLLPQWYAEKRAQGKVSQEILEKQVNPAVWELGGHFALKRRQDYEEASEGSICSFLEMVSLSEERFAAMKGYILGALAGGGVKDIMEGAQRDGKFVSNDPSCKN, via the exons ATGAGAGCGGAGGAGGGGGTTGTGGCCGCAATTGCCTCTCCAAGTGCTGCCTTCTTCAAGGAGGTATTCCTCCATGCACAAACTCTGTTCGGTGAAATGCCCCCATCCATTTTTGTGAAGTATGACAAGC GGGCCAAGCTTCCTCTGTATTCTTTCAGCAAGTCCGCCAAGGATTCTGGGCGTTCATCAGAGGAGAGAGTGCCTCATTCATTGTTCCTTGATAGGCTTCTCAAAGTG TGGGAGGAGTGCAGGCTTATAGGACTTTTCCACCATGATATCACTGCCTGTGAAACTAAG ATACTTCCAGGAGAACATGGTTTTATAGTGGTATTGGTTGAAGGTCGTGACCTCAAGAAACGGCCAACTGAGTTTGGACTTGATAAGGTCCTCCAACACTTTGATGGAAGAAAGTTCAACTTTACAAAAATTGGTCAAGAGGAGGTggtttttagatttgaagaaagtgaGACCAATGAGGCCCAGTACCTCGAACATGCTCCTGTAATGGCATCAGCATGCCCAAATGTGATCGCCATCAAT GTGAGCCCAATAGCATACGGCCATGTGCTTTTGATCCCTCGCATGCTAGACTGCATGCCACAGAGGATTGATCGAGAGAGCTTCTTACTTGCCATGCACATGGCAAGGGAAGCTCAAAATCCCTATTTCAGAGTGGGTTATAACAGTCTCGGTGCATTTGCCACCATTAATCACCTCCACTTCCAG GCTTACTACTTGACAGAACCATTCCCAGTGGAAAAGGCTCCTACTCAGAGAATTGCAACTTTAGGGAGTGGGGTGAAGATTTCTCAACTGTTACATTATCCTGTAAGAGGTCTTGTTTTCGAAGGTGGAAGTAGCCTGGAGGATCTATCAGATGTTATCTCCAGTGCCTGCATTTTCCTTCAAGATAACAACTTCCCCTACAATGCCCTCATATCTGATTCTGGCAAGCAGATTTTCCTTTTACCGCAG TGGTATGCTGAGAAAAGGGCCCAAGGAAAAGTTAGCCAAGAGATCCTTGAAAAGCAAGTGAATCCAGCAGTATGGGAGCTCGGTGGTCATTTTGCATTGAAGCGGCGACAGGATTATGAGGAAGCATCAGAAGGGAGTATATGTAGTTTCTTGGAAATGGTGTCTCTCTCTGAGGAACGGTTCGCAGCGATGAAGGGATATATCTTGGGAGCCCTTGCCGGTGGAGGTGTCAAGGATATCATGGAAGGGGCACAAAGGGATGGAAAATTTGTAAGCAATGATCCTTCCTGCAAAAACTAG
- the LOC105048537 gene encoding GDP-L-galactose phosphorylase 2 isoform X1 encodes MCWLLFSCTGTYDKSHQNALKPWIGIKRFRLSGWTQRELESVETRHQEFPTMMCGNQEGQVGNNDESGGGGCGRNCLSKCCLLQGGAKLPLYSFSKSAKDSGRSSEERVPHSLFLDRLLKVWEECRLIGLFHHDITACETKILPGEHGFIVVLVEGRDLKKRPTEFGLDKVLQHFDGRKFNFTKIGQEEVVFRFEESETNEAQYLEHAPVMASACPNVIAINVSPIAYGHVLLIPRMLDCMPQRIDRESFLLAMHMAREAQNPYFRVGYNSLGAFATINHLHFQAYYLTEPFPVEKAPTQRIATLGSGVKISQLLHYPVRGLVFEGGSSLEDLSDVISSACIFLQDNNFPYNALISDSGKQIFLLPQWYAEKRAQGKVSQEILEKQVNPAVWELGGHFALKRRQDYEEASEGSICSFLEMVSLSEERFAAMKGYILGALAGGGVKDIMEGAQRDGKFVSNDPSCKN; translated from the exons ATGTGCTGGCTCTTGTTTTCTTGTACCGGCACGTATGATAAAAGCCACCAGAATGCATTAAAACCATGGATCGGAATTAAGAGGTTCAGGTTGTCAGGGTGGACTCAGAGAGAGCTCGAGAGTGTAGAGACGCGGCATCAGGAGTTTCCAACAATGATGTGCGGCAACCAAGAGGGCCAAGTTGGTAACAACGATGAGAGCGGAGGAGGGGGTTGTGGCCGCAATTGCCTCTCCAAGTGCTGCCTTCTTCAAGGAG GGGCCAAGCTTCCTCTGTATTCTTTCAGCAAGTCCGCCAAGGATTCTGGGCGTTCATCAGAGGAGAGAGTGCCTCATTCATTGTTCCTTGATAGGCTTCTCAAAGTG TGGGAGGAGTGCAGGCTTATAGGACTTTTCCACCATGATATCACTGCCTGTGAAACTAAG ATACTTCCAGGAGAACATGGTTTTATAGTGGTATTGGTTGAAGGTCGTGACCTCAAGAAACGGCCAACTGAGTTTGGACTTGATAAGGTCCTCCAACACTTTGATGGAAGAAAGTTCAACTTTACAAAAATTGGTCAAGAGGAGGTggtttttagatttgaagaaagtgaGACCAATGAGGCCCAGTACCTCGAACATGCTCCTGTAATGGCATCAGCATGCCCAAATGTGATCGCCATCAAT GTGAGCCCAATAGCATACGGCCATGTGCTTTTGATCCCTCGCATGCTAGACTGCATGCCACAGAGGATTGATCGAGAGAGCTTCTTACTTGCCATGCACATGGCAAGGGAAGCTCAAAATCCCTATTTCAGAGTGGGTTATAACAGTCTCGGTGCATTTGCCACCATTAATCACCTCCACTTCCAG GCTTACTACTTGACAGAACCATTCCCAGTGGAAAAGGCTCCTACTCAGAGAATTGCAACTTTAGGGAGTGGGGTGAAGATTTCTCAACTGTTACATTATCCTGTAAGAGGTCTTGTTTTCGAAGGTGGAAGTAGCCTGGAGGATCTATCAGATGTTATCTCCAGTGCCTGCATTTTCCTTCAAGATAACAACTTCCCCTACAATGCCCTCATATCTGATTCTGGCAAGCAGATTTTCCTTTTACCGCAG TGGTATGCTGAGAAAAGGGCCCAAGGAAAAGTTAGCCAAGAGATCCTTGAAAAGCAAGTGAATCCAGCAGTATGGGAGCTCGGTGGTCATTTTGCATTGAAGCGGCGACAGGATTATGAGGAAGCATCAGAAGGGAGTATATGTAGTTTCTTGGAAATGGTGTCTCTCTCTGAGGAACGGTTCGCAGCGATGAAGGGATATATCTTGGGAGCCCTTGCCGGTGGAGGTGTCAAGGATATCATGGAAGGGGCACAAAGGGATGGAAAATTTGTAAGCAATGATCCTTCCTGCAAAAACTAG